CGCACGACGCCGGACATGGCAGCCCAGCTTCGCAAGATTTCCGCCGCAGCGCGCGAGGCGTTGGTCGGGCTGGCGTCGGAACAGTTGAAAATTGAGCGAAGCCAGCTGGTGGTCGAGAGCGGGAGAGTCACCCATCCGGGGTCGAATCGTTCCGTGGCCTTCGGTGAACTCGCCGGGGACCAAAAACTCCTTAAGACGGTCGCCGATAATCCGGCGACGACGCCCGCCGTGGATTGGAAAATCGCCGGCACTTCGGTTCCCAAGGTTTCCGGACGCGACTTTGTGACGGGCGGACACAAATACACGCCGGACATCAAGCGACCCGGAATGTTGCACGGCAAAGTCCTTCGTCCGCCCGCGTTCGGATCGACACTTACATCAGCCGACACGGGAACGGCAGAGGCAATGCCGGGCGTGGTTGTCGTTCGCGACGGTGATTTCGTCGGCGTTGCGGCGCCTGATGAACAGATTGCCGAACGCGCCGTCGCGGCGATTCGCACCGAATGGAAGACCTCGCCGCAGACCTCGGACAAGGAATTGTTCGATGAGCTGAAGAAGACCTCCTCGACATCCGGCGGCAGGGGCGGCGGGGGCAACCAGACGGGTTCGATGGAGGAAGGACTTGCCGCTGCCGACCACAAACTCCGACAGACCTACACCATCGCATATATCGCCCATGCGCCACTTGAGCCGCGCGCGGCGGTCGCGGAATGGAAAGATGACAAGCTGACGGTGTGGACGGGCACGCAACGGCCGTTTGGCGTGCGCGGGGACCTCGCGCAGGCGTTTCGTGTTCCCGAAGAGCGCGTTCGTGTCATTGTGCCTGACACCGGCTCCGGCTACGGCGGCAAGCATACCGGTGAGGCGGCCGTTGAAGCTGCGCGACTGGCCAAAGCTGCGGGCAAACCGGTGAAGCTGGTCTGGACGCGCGAGGAGGAGTTCACCTGGGCTTACTTCCGCCCGGCAGGAGTCATCGAAGCAAGCGGCGGCGTGCGCGCTGACGGAACCATCACCGCATGGGAGTTTCACAACTACAACTCCGGCGGCTCGGCCATCCGCCCGCTTTACGATATTCCGAATCAGAAGGTTGAATTTCATTCCGCTCGTTCACCTTTGCGTCAAGGCTCGTATCGAGCGCTTGCCGCCACGGCAAACCACTTTGCGCGCGAGTCGTACGTGGATGAACTGGCGCACGCCGTGAAGATGGATCCGCTTGAATTTCGATTGAAGAACCTGAAAGACGCGCGGCTGCGGGCGGTGCTGGAGGCTGCGGCCAGCACGTTTGGATGGGGGAAAACAAAACTACCGTCCGGGCATGGCGCCGGTATTGCGGTCGGCTCGGAAAAAGGCTCCTGCCTCGCAACGTGCGCCGAGGTCGGTGTCGACCCTGCCGGCGGGAAGATCAGGATTGTCCGTGTCGTTCAGGCCTTCGAGTGTGGAGCGATTCTCAATCCTGATCACCTCAAGAACCAGAATGAAGGCGCGATCGTGATGGGTCTCGGCGGCGCGCTGTTTGAAGCCATCCGGTTTGAAAACGGGAAGATCCTGAATCCACAATTCTCCCGCTATCGTGTGCCGCGTTTCGCCGACGCACCTCGAATTGAAATCGTCCTGCTCGACCGCAAGGACTCACCTTCGACGGGAGCGGGCGAGACGCCGATCGTGGGCATCGCGCCCGCTGTTGGCAATGCGATTTTCGACGCGACCGGCGTTCGTCTCCGTTCGCTACCAATGTTACCCAACGGTCTGAAGGTTTAGGTTCACGCCTCCTGCTCCTTGGAGGGAGACCCGGCTTTATGTCAACCAGGGCGACATCATTAGCCATGCGCGATACGGGCGTTCATGAGCCGGTACCCGTGAGTTTGAAAAGCGCGCTCGATTGGAACGCCGGGTGCAACTGGATGATATCAAGCGACGCCGAAGAAGCGCTCCGACCCGGAATGCGCTCACTTGAGCGGACGGCGCGGTGAACCAAACTATTTTTCCCAGGAGCTGAGTCATCACCGGTTGCGCGTCACTCTCGTAATTCAGACATTCTGCTTGGAGTTTGCGGTCCGATGATGCTTTGTTTTCTGGACGATGGAACCCGGTCCGCATACGGAGCCGCTGCCGTCGCCGTCAGGTGACGGCGGGCAAGAGGGCGCATACGCCATTCTCCGCAACCGCGATTTTTCCCTGTACTTGATTGCTCGGTTTATCGCGGCCCTAGGAGCGCAGATGCAGGCGGGCGCGGTCAATTGGGAACTCTACGAGCGAACACATTCGCCGTTGATGCTCGGTCTGATCGGCCTGACCCAAATGGCGCCGATGGTTCTATTTTTTCTTCCAGCGGGACATGTGGCCGACAATCACAACCGCAAACGCACGATTCTCGCGACGATCCTTCTTGCTGCGCTGTCGAGCGTGGGTCTGGCGCTGGTTTCCGCGTTTCGGGCCGAGGTGTTCTGGATCTTCTGTTGCATGTTCGCAGGAGGAGTCGGGCGCACTTTTCTTTGGCCCGCCAGCCAGGCGTTCCTGCCACAGCTTGTCCCGCGCAGAGTTTTTTCCCGCGCCGTGACGTGGAACACCGGGGCGTTTCACTTGTCCTCGGTGATCGGCCCGGCCGTGGGGGGCGGGCTGATTGCGCTGACGCACCATGCCGCGATCGTTTATGCAATCAACGCGGTGGCGACCCTGATTTGCCTGGGACTGATCGCGCTCGTGCGCAGCCGCCAGGCCCCCATCGTGAAGGAAGAAATATCCCTCGCTCGTATTCTCGCGGGGTTTAAATTCGTCTATCGTACCAAAATCATTTTCGGGACGATCACGCTCGATTTGTTCGCGGTGCTGTTGGGTGGCGCGACAGCGTTGTTGCCCGCCTACGCGAAAGACATTTTGCATGTCGGGCCTGGCGGGCTTGGCTGGCTGCAGGCGGCGCTTCCGCTTGGGTCGGTGGCGTCTGCATTTTATCTCACTCACCGCCGCCCCCTGCAAAAGGCCGGGCAGGCGCTGCTTTGGTCCGTGATCGTGTTCGGGCTGGCGACGGTCGCGTTTGGCCTTTCGAAGCATTTCTGGTTTTCGCTCGCGATGCTGTTTCTCTGCGGAGCGGTCGACAACGTCAGCGTCGTGGTCCGCCATACCCTGGTGCAATTGCTCACTCCCGACGCAATGCGCGGACGGGTCTCCGCCGTGAACAGCCTGTTCATAGGCACCTCCAATCAGTTGGGCGAATGTGAATCCGGCACGGTCGCCCATCTTTTTGGACCAGCGATGGGAAACGCGATTTCAACCGGGGCAATCATATCCGTGGTCTCGGGCGGCATAGGCACAATCCTCGTCGTCATTGCCGTCGCGTTGATCTGGCCTGAGATTCGCAAGTACGGACGATTGGATGGGTCAGCGTAGCAATGCGTCACCAGCAGCGAGATCGGACGGAGGCGCGTACTTAAAAGAGCCGGCCTTCCGCCTGTTTTGGAGTTGGTTTGGGCGGTTATAACACGGTTTGTCTGGGGTGGGCATGGGTAAAATGGACGAACCGGCAAGGATCGGCGTCCGATTCCGTCGTCTTATTAACAAGGCATCACTCTTGCTATTTGCAATGTTGCCGGCGCGGGTGCGTCGGCCTACAGTAACTTGTTCCGATCGCCGCGCGGATATGTCGCACGACACCGCGCGGCGATTTGCTTTTGTGAACATCAAAAACCGCGCATTTGGCGTCTGAAACTCGGAAGACGCTGCCGAGATTGGCTGGGGGGGGGTGTTTTAATCCGCGGGACGAGGCCTTTCCAATCGGGATTTGAAATCTCAATTTAACTGCAAAGTATCAAGCTGCGGCAGCATTGGATTTGCAATGCATGGTCTTCCATTTAAGATCAATGCCACCGAGCAATTATTATTGTAACCAATTGATGAGCAATGCGTTGATTGATTATCATCTGGACATTAAAAAGCTGAGAACAGAAGGTGCTTTGACCCTTGATTCGATGGTAGATTCAGAGCGACAACCACATGCTGAGCCACCGGCTGGGCGCATTGCCGTCTTCGAAAAGGGGACCTTAGTCGGTTCATTTGAGTCGTGGCGTCAAGCCGTACAATTCATACGTGCCAACCATTTGCGTCGCGCAACGCTGGTTCCCGAATCGCACGGAATTCATCCGCACAAACGAACTAATCCAGCCGTGTCGTTGTAACCGCCATCCTGCGCGGCAAGAGGCTTTGTCCCGTTTGGAAAGCTTGTTGAGCTTGATTTATCATTTATCATACCTCGAGTCCCTTCGGTAGCCGGTACGGAACCAGAGCAGCGGATCTCAACCGCGAATTCATGCATTTCTCAGAATGAGATGATGGCATGGTGACTATACTGTTGCAAAGAGGTCGGCGGTTCATCTGAAGAATTAAAACCGAAGGAGTGGCTTGTTGCGGTTTCATGGTTCGTTCTGTCAGTTGAGCTTTCCCGGGTGGGAGCAAGCAATTCGCAATTTTCACGCTCGACTCGCGTCTTCTGAACTTGAACAATCCCGCGTATGTCTGCCAAACCCAACATTGGCTTTCTTGGCGCGGGTAAAATGGCTTCCGCTTTGGCCAAAGGATTCATTTACGCGAAAATCGCCAACGCGGACCAGATCGTGGCGAGCGATCCAATCGACGCGGCCCGTTCGACGTTTGCTGAAGAGACACGCGCGAAAGTAACACATTCCAATATCGATGTGGTCAAAGCGGCAAATGTGCTTCTGCTGGCTGTAAAGCCCGACCACGTTGTCGGAGTCCTCAAGGAAATCCGGGGTTCGTTGACCGAGAAGCATCTACTTATTTCCATCGCGGCGGGGGTGACGCTGGCGAAACTGGAGGGAGGACTGGGTGAGGGGGCGAGAGTCATACGCGTGATGCCAAACACGCCGGCGCTGGTCGGGTCTTCGGCCACCGCTTACGCGCTCGGCAGGAACGCAACAGCGGAAGATGGCCGCCTGGTGCAAAAGCTGTTTTCGTCGGTCGGCCTGGCCTTTCAACTCAAGGAATCTCTGCTCGACGCCGTGACGGGTCTCAGCGGCAGCGGTCCGGCGTACGTTTATACGATCATCGAAGCGTTCAGCGATGGGGGCGTGGCTTCGGGACTACCACGTGACGTGGCCACGAGGCTTGCTGCGCAAACCGTGCTCGGCAGCGCGAAAATGGTTCTGGAGACCGGCCAGCATCCGGGCGCGCTCAAGGATATGGTCGCGAGCCCGGGCGGGACTACCATTGAGGGTCTGCACGAATTGGAGAAAGGCGGTCTGCGCGCAGCCCTCATGAACGCCGTTCGTGCCGCGACGGAAAAGTCGAAAAAACTGGGCCAGGGGTGACCGGCAAATGGACTTCCCGCCGCCCACATCCAGGCAAGCCCGAGTGATCTGGCTGGCCGTCACCGCGCTGGCTGTGGCAGTCATTATCGCAGTCGTGGCGGGCGCGGTTTGGGGACTCGGCAAGGTTCTGGGGTTGCTTTCGCCCGTGCTCTGGCCGCTGGCGGTCGCGGGAGTCATCGCCTATTTGCTCGATCCGGTGGTGGACTTCATTGAACGTCACGGTGTGCCGCGCACCCGGGCCATCCTGTGTGTGTTCGCGCTGGCGGCGGTGATCGTGCTCGCGTTGTTCGGCAGTGTCGTACCGCAAATCGTCCGCGAAACACGCGACCTGGCCAGGAAGATTCCCAGCTACGTCGTCCGTGTACACCACAAGGCTCAGGATTGGATCAACAACCCGCCGAAAATCCTCCAAAAGTTTTTGAAAATTTCGCCCGACACCAATGCCGGCACGAATGCGCTCAGCACAACTAACGCCGAGACAAGTCTCACCAACGCGCCTGCGGCTCCGGACTCTAGCCCGGAAGCGCCTTCGATCTGGAGCAGCGCGCTCGACACCGGGACATTACAGTCCGCCACAGGCTGGCTGGCGAAGGCACTGCCAAGGGTCGGTTCATGGCTGTTCGGCCAGGTTTCGAGGGTTGCGTCCATCTTCGGCGTGCTAGCAGGACTGGCGTTGATCCCGGTTTACGCCTTTTATTTTCTCCTCGAAAAGGAAGGCATCGAAAGCAAATGGACGGATTATCTGCCGATCGCGAAGTCGGATTTCAAGGATGAACTGGTCTTTGTGCTCCGCTCCATCAACGACTACCTCATCGCCTTCTTCCGCGGACAGGTCATCGTCGCCTTGTGCGACGGTATTCTCTACACGATCGGTTTTTTTATTGTCGGCCTGCCCTACGCTTTTCTGCTCGGCGTCATGGCGACGGTGCTGACCATGATCCCGTTCCTAGGAGCGATCACTACGTGCGTCATGGCGTTGATCATCGCGTTCGCGCAATTCGGCGACTGGCCGCACCTGCTCGGCGTCCTGGGTGTGTTTGCCGTCGTCCAAACGCTCGAAGGACTGGTCATCTCGCCAAAGATCATGGGCGACCGTGTCGGACTGCATCCGCTGGCCATCATCATAGCCGTCATGGCTGGCACGACACTGCTGGGGGGATTACTCGGCGGCATTCTGGCCATCCCGCTGACGGCGGCGCTCCGCGTGATCATGTTTCGCTACGTGTGGAAGAAACGGGAAGCTTGAGAAGTGCCGCCTTTTCTCACCGCTAAATCCTGCCATCACAACATAAAACCGATGCTGGAAAAGTTGCTGTACCGGGAGTAACCTGACAACTGCGAAACGGCATAGATTGCATGTCGCGCCGCCCAGTACAATGTTAACGGTGAAAATAACGGTCGCGATAGCATTCGTCCTGACCCTCTCGATTTGTGGACATAGTGAGTCCACCAATGGTCTGCCCGATATGGACTATCGCCGTTTTTTTGAATTTTTTGTCCAGCACCCGGCTGAGGAACGAGGTGTTACGAACATTTATGCGGAATTGCGACAGGAGCTAAGTGCGAAGGGATTCACGAACGTTACCGAGTTGGACCTTCGGCGAGACCCCAGCATCTATGTCACAAATATGTTCAGGATTCACGCAACGTTGCCTGCAAACTGCCTCGACTGGCCACCGCCAGACACCAACAAGATGGATGGTGTCAAGAGGTTCATCAGTGAACACGGATGGAACATGCCGGAACGCAGTGCCCGGGATATGATGGTTGGTCGCGGCACCAAGCCTATTACTGGTTTGCCGTGGCCTGCCATTTACGATCGCACATTCGATGCGTACACGAGTGAACGATGGCTTTGGGTCATCCTGCACGGGCCAACGTCTTTCGGTCCCGAGCACGATGGACTGTTGTGGAGCCTTCAAACTAACCGGCCACCGTTTCCGGGCGTTACGTGCAGGCCATTGGGCAGCGGTTGGTACGCGTTTGTGTATCCCAAGAGAGATTCTGTAGAGAAGCCTTAGACGAAATATCAAAGATCATGTCGTGCCCCACCTCTATCCGGTCGAATGCGGTCTTAAGCTGCCTCATAGCTTCACGAGCAGTTTACGCACATCCACCGCTTCCATTCCGGCGGCTTTGATCGCCTGCAAGCCCAGTTCGGTGTCTTCGTAAGCGCGGCAGAATTGCGGCGGCACACCGATGCGGCGCGCCGCTTCGAGGAAAATGTCGGGGGCGGGTTTCTGGCGAGGAACGTCCTCGCTGGTCACAATCGCATCGAACAGTTTCACGATGCCGAGATGTTCGAGCACTTGCGTGATGATTTTCTTCGTGCCCCCTGATGCCACGGCCAGGGGAATTTTTCCGTGATGCTCGCGCGCCACGGCCACGACCGCGTTGACCGGCTCCACCTGATGCAACAGTGGCAGATACTCGTTCTCTTTCTCGTGCGCGACGGCGATGTGATCAATCGGCACGCCCTGCTCCCGGCTCAACATTTTCAGAATATCACGCGTCGGCACGCCGCCCAGTGCGTAGAAACGGTCTTCCGGAAAATGCAGTCGGTGACGTTGCGCGATGGCCGACCAGGCGCGCCAGTGCAGCGGCATGGTGTCGGCCAGCGTGCCATCGCAGTCGAAGATGATTCCTTTTGGGGATTTAGGATTCATCGGGAGGGGGAATGTCGTCTGTCACTTTGTTTGCGCTACCGGCGATCAGTTCACAATTTCAATGCGACCAGCCGCTCCTCCAGGTCGTGTGCCATCAACGGCTCGATGAGGCCGTCAATGTCGCCGTCAATGATAGCGGGCAGATTGTGAAGCGTCAGTTCGATGCGGTGATCGGTCACGCGGTTTTGCGGGAAATTATAGGTGCGGATGCGTTCGTTGCGTTCACCGGTGCCGACTTGCGCCTTGCGCTGCGCCGCGTACTTCGCGTTTTCCTCGGTAACACGCTGTTCGAGTAATCGCGAGCGCAACACGGTGAACGCCTGCTGTTTGTTCTTTTGCTGCGAGCGGCCATCGGCGCAACGAACAATCAATCCGCTGGGCTTGTGAAGGATTTGCACCGCGGAGTCCGTCGTATTGACCCCCTGGCCGCCGGGGCCGGAAGCGCGGCAGACCGTGATCTCCAGTTCCTCGGGTTTGAGTTGCACGTCCACCTCTTCGGCTTCCGGCAGCACGGCCACGGTTGCGGTGCTGGTGTGGATGCGGCCCTGCGCCTCGGTTGCCGGGACGCGTTGAACGCGGTGGACGCCGCTTTCGTATTTCAAGCGTTTGAACACATCCTGCCCGCTGACGCTGAAAATGATTTCCTTGAACCCTCCGAGGTCGGAGGGACTGGAATCCAGTGTCTCCAGCTTCCAGCCGCGCGATTCAGCGTAACGGCTGTACATGCGGTAAAGGTCGGCGGCGAACAGCGCCGACTCCGAGCCTCCCGCCCCGGCGCGGACTTCGATGATGGTGTTGCGTGAATCGGCGGGGTCGGGCGGCACAAGGCCCCGCTGCACGTCCAACGCAAGGCATTTCTCCACGGCTTCGAGTCGCGTGATTTCCTCTTTTGCCATTTGCGCGATCTCGGAGTCTGCCGCCTCTGAATCGAGCAGTTCGCGATTGGCCGCCAGATCGACCACGGTTTTCAAATACGCCGAACCGTGCGCCGCGAGTTCCTTCAGCCGCGCGTATTCCTTCGACAATTCCTGGAAGCGCTGGCGGTTTGCGAACACTTTTGGATCGCTCAACGCCCCTTCAACCTCGGACAATCGTGCGGAGAATTTCTCCAGGTACGGTCGCAAATCCATTTGAGAAAAAAGCATCCGCCCGCAGAGTGGGGGCACTACTGCGGGCGGATGCGGAAAAGTCAGCTACTTCTTTTTCTTTTTTGCGGCAGCGGCGGCTGTTGCCTGGGCTGCCTGCGTCTTGGCGAGACGCTGCTGGAATTTGTCCACCCGGCCGGCGGTATCAACAAACTTTTGCTGGCCCGTATAGAAGGGGTGGCAGACGTTGCAGATGCCGATCAAAATCGTCTGTTTCGTGGAGCGGGTCTTGATGACGTTGCCGCACGCGCACCGTATTTCCGCGTCCACATACTTCGGATGAATGTCAGCTTTCATAACAAAGGCCCGGAAACTTAACAGTGATTGGCGTGTTGACAAGCGCTAATTTACCTCAATCGCGCCGAATTTATCGGAACCGCGCCTTCTCCATTCATCCCCCCTCGTCCGCCGGACAACAACTTGCATGGCACACCCTTGCTTCCGGTTTGCAATGGCTTTCGGAAGGAGCGATCCGCGAAAGCTGAACGACCGAAGACT
The Candidatus Angelobacter sp. genome window above contains:
- a CDS encoding molybdopterin cofactor-binding domain-containing protein encodes the protein MTAQVVPELNVEPERYELRAAPVYHFDLARRDFFKVFGSGIVVLLLLEEVTAQESGGGRRRGGGQRRPQELGAWLHIGKDGVVTVFTGKAEVGQNIRTSLSQVVAEELRVPVVSIRLTMGDTELTPFDAGTFGSRTTPDMAAQLRKISAAAREALVGLASEQLKIERSQLVVESGRVTHPGSNRSVAFGELAGDQKLLKTVADNPATTPAVDWKIAGTSVPKVSGRDFVTGGHKYTPDIKRPGMLHGKVLRPPAFGSTLTSADTGTAEAMPGVVVVRDGDFVGVAAPDEQIAERAVAAIRTEWKTSPQTSDKELFDELKKTSSTSGGRGGGGNQTGSMEEGLAAADHKLRQTYTIAYIAHAPLEPRAAVAEWKDDKLTVWTGTQRPFGVRGDLAQAFRVPEERVRVIVPDTGSGYGGKHTGEAAVEAARLAKAAGKPVKLVWTREEEFTWAYFRPAGVIEASGGVRADGTITAWEFHNYNSGGSAIRPLYDIPNQKVEFHSARSPLRQGSYRALAATANHFARESYVDELAHAVKMDPLEFRLKNLKDARLRAVLEAAASTFGWGKTKLPSGHGAGIAVGSEKGSCLATCAEVGVDPAGGKIRIVRVVQAFECGAILNPDHLKNQNEGAIVMGLGGALFEAIRFENGKILNPQFSRYRVPRFADAPRIEIVLLDRKDSPSTGAGETPIVGIAPAVGNAIFDATGVRLRSLPMLPNGLKV
- a CDS encoding MFS transporter; the protein is MEPGPHTEPLPSPSGDGGQEGAYAILRNRDFSLYLIARFIAALGAQMQAGAVNWELYERTHSPLMLGLIGLTQMAPMVLFFLPAGHVADNHNRKRTILATILLAALSSVGLALVSAFRAEVFWIFCCMFAGGVGRTFLWPASQAFLPQLVPRRVFSRAVTWNTGAFHLSSVIGPAVGGGLIALTHHAAIVYAINAVATLICLGLIALVRSRQAPIVKEEISLARILAGFKFVYRTKIIFGTITLDLFAVLLGGATALLPAYAKDILHVGPGGLGWLQAALPLGSVASAFYLTHRRPLQKAGQALLWSVIVFGLATVAFGLSKHFWFSLAMLFLCGAVDNVSVVVRHTLVQLLTPDAMRGRVSAVNSLFIGTSNQLGECESGTVAHLFGPAMGNAISTGAIISVVSGGIGTILVVIAVALIWPEIRKYGRLDGSA
- the proC gene encoding pyrroline-5-carboxylate reductase, producing MSAKPNIGFLGAGKMASALAKGFIYAKIANADQIVASDPIDAARSTFAEETRAKVTHSNIDVVKAANVLLLAVKPDHVVGVLKEIRGSLTEKHLLISIAAGVTLAKLEGGLGEGARVIRVMPNTPALVGSSATAYALGRNATAEDGRLVQKLFSSVGLAFQLKESLLDAVTGLSGSGPAYVYTIIEAFSDGGVASGLPRDVATRLAAQTVLGSAKMVLETGQHPGALKDMVASPGGTTIEGLHELEKGGLRAALMNAVRAATEKSKKLGQG
- a CDS encoding AI-2E family transporter, giving the protein MDFPPPTSRQARVIWLAVTALAVAVIIAVVAGAVWGLGKVLGLLSPVLWPLAVAGVIAYLLDPVVDFIERHGVPRTRAILCVFALAAVIVLALFGSVVPQIVRETRDLARKIPSYVVRVHHKAQDWINNPPKILQKFLKISPDTNAGTNALSTTNAETSLTNAPAAPDSSPEAPSIWSSALDTGTLQSATGWLAKALPRVGSWLFGQVSRVASIFGVLAGLALIPVYAFYFLLEKEGIESKWTDYLPIAKSDFKDELVFVLRSINDYLIAFFRGQVIVALCDGILYTIGFFIVGLPYAFLLGVMATVLTMIPFLGAITTCVMALIIAFAQFGDWPHLLGVLGVFAVVQTLEGLVISPKIMGDRVGLHPLAIIIAVMAGTTLLGGLLGGILAIPLTAALRVIMFRYVWKKREA
- a CDS encoding HAD-IA family hydrolase, producing the protein MNPKSPKGIIFDCDGTLADTMPLHWRAWSAIAQRHRLHFPEDRFYALGGVPTRDILKMLSREQGVPIDHIAVAHEKENEYLPLLHQVEPVNAVVAVAREHHGKIPLAVASGGTKKIITQVLEHLGIVKLFDAIVTSEDVPRQKPAPDIFLEAARRIGVPPQFCRAYEDTELGLQAIKAAGMEAVDVRKLLVKL
- the prfA gene encoding peptide chain release factor 1, with amino-acid sequence MDLRPYLEKFSARLSEVEGALSDPKVFANRQRFQELSKEYARLKELAAHGSAYLKTVVDLAANRELLDSEAADSEIAQMAKEEITRLEAVEKCLALDVQRGLVPPDPADSRNTIIEVRAGAGGSESALFAADLYRMYSRYAESRGWKLETLDSSPSDLGGFKEIIFSVSGQDVFKRLKYESGVHRVQRVPATEAQGRIHTSTATVAVLPEAEEVDVQLKPEELEITVCRASGPGGQGVNTTDSAVQILHKPSGLIVRCADGRSQQKNKQQAFTVLRSRLLEQRVTEENAKYAAQRKAQVGTGERNERIRTYNFPQNRVTDHRIELTLHNLPAIIDGDIDGLIEPLMAHDLEERLVALKL
- the rpmE gene encoding 50S ribosomal protein L31, with product MKADIHPKYVDAEIRCACGNVIKTRSTKQTILIGICNVCHPFYTGQQKFVDTAGRVDKFQQRLAKTQAAQATAAAAAKKKKK